Proteins co-encoded in one Symmachiella macrocystis genomic window:
- a CDS encoding peptidylprolyl isomerase, with protein MKSRPYRYLFALLAITFMATQSPVFAQEDQAVDLKSWDKLTKRKKDIVARSQVLIKEFQKADLARKEEIKQEYEKLGEEDRALSEKLVALAPEVLKKDPGNEEAVNLLLIEYFQTNHYQQAADVADAALKADKSDALILNIGGVSHFAINNYKRAKELLTKAQEENQLIRDLGGRYLAECDEYQELWEAEQKIRAAEKKADDLPRVEFVTDKGRIVIELFENEAPNAVANFIDLVQKGYYDGIAFHRIIPNFMTQGGDPNTLDENPGNDGQGGPGYTIDCECYVPEARQHFQGSLSMAHAGRNTGGSQFFLTHLPTAHLNGKHTVFGRIIEGIDVNAGMEQGDKIKSAKVLRKREHPYKPKTNK; from the coding sequence ATGAAATCCCGCCCCTATCGTTACCTCTTCGCCCTGTTGGCAATCACGTTTATGGCTACTCAGTCGCCTGTCTTTGCCCAAGAGGATCAAGCTGTCGATCTAAAATCGTGGGATAAACTCACGAAACGCAAAAAAGACATCGTGGCCCGCTCGCAAGTCTTGATCAAAGAATTCCAAAAGGCGGACCTAGCGAGAAAAGAAGAGATTAAGCAGGAATATGAAAAACTGGGCGAAGAAGACCGAGCCCTTTCCGAAAAGCTTGTTGCCCTAGCGCCGGAAGTGCTCAAAAAAGATCCCGGTAACGAGGAGGCGGTGAACTTATTGTTGATCGAGTACTTCCAGACGAACCATTATCAACAAGCGGCTGACGTCGCCGATGCGGCTCTGAAAGCCGACAAGTCCGATGCGCTGATCCTCAATATCGGTGGTGTTTCACACTTCGCGATCAACAACTACAAGCGCGCCAAAGAATTGCTGACCAAAGCTCAGGAAGAGAATCAACTCATCCGTGACCTGGGCGGACGATATCTAGCGGAGTGCGATGAGTACCAGGAACTGTGGGAGGCCGAACAAAAAATTCGCGCCGCTGAGAAAAAAGCCGATGACCTGCCCCGCGTTGAATTCGTCACCGACAAAGGCCGCATCGTCATCGAGTTATTCGAAAACGAAGCTCCCAACGCCGTCGCCAACTTCATCGACTTGGTCCAAAAAGGGTATTACGACGGAATCGCCTTCCACCGTATTATTCCAAATTTCATGACCCAAGGCGGCGACCCCAATACCTTGGATGAGAATCCCGGCAATGACGGACAAGGCGGTCCCGGTTACACGATCGACTGCGAGTGCTACGTTCCCGAAGCCCGTCAGCATTTCCAAGGCAGCTTGAGCATGGCGCACGCCGGACGCAATACCGGCGGCTCGCAGTTCTTCCTCACCCACTTGCCAACCGCCCATCTCAATGGAAAGCACACCGTCTTCGGCCGCATCATCGAAGGCATCGATGTGAATGCCGGCATGGAACAAGGGGACAAGATCAAGTCCGCCAAAGTCCTGCGGAAACGCGAACACCCCTACAAACCCAAAACCAATAAATAG